The sequence gaacttaATTAGTGCATCTTTAATCATTAGTAAAATAATCTATTGTTATGACTTAAAAAGCACAGACGTTTTAACCAAACTTtgctataatatcaaattaggTTATTCAACCACAGActgaagtattattattattatttttcattaatatttttacacatgaTCTACTTAACAACGTATatgttaatatactatattatatgatatatatatatatatatattttaatttttagcttagattttatatgttaaaactggatgtattaaaatttcaccaatgaaataattatgtatcgTACTATTAGtgcatcattttaaaatgtatcttttttttttttacacgagCATACTATTTGTTAGTTTATAAGATagtggtatttatatttttataatatattcagctCTTACCAAACACATTGGTAAAAAATGTGAGTGCGGCGCCGtcctttttacaatttttattcccAAACTGCTAAAGTGTTGTATCCCTATTGACCTCTGTACTGTACAACTGTGTGTACAGACTACGGACAACACGAGTACTCAAGTGTTGATGATTCAGACAAGATATGagagaatcatttttttttggtttggaacataattgtatcatattatacacaaaataaataattttgttattattattttatacattctaaaatcaatattttattttatgtataatttagttaaaactattaaacattgtttaatatattttaaaatcttttttttatattttatatattatgtcagttgaattaattgttttattttcgtcatttttattattattattattattattattgttctacacgtatgtattatgttaatttacttttatttcttACTTATTACTGTAAACTgttatattgttgataaaaaaaaaagtataattatgaattatacctAAGTATTAGTTAGTTTATTGTGATTGTTCTGCTTGTAATTactttttcatcaaattttatgttttaattataaatatatatacctaaataatatatattttatgtaatttttaacatattaactataatttttacattgagtaaaatatatttgtataataaaacaaattgatttattgcaataccattatgtaataattaaaattaattgttaatttcttatctatttttataaaccttAATTATACTTGTGACtagtttaaaaaacaaacatttttattataatattttaaaatttaaaaaaaaaataataataaaaggtaaCTAATAGAACTTAAACAAactatttcttttgtttttaatcatagAGATCCTGAAGTACTTAATTTATTGActtataacaatacatatatatgtgtatgtgtgtgtgttaattTAAGTATCTCATTTGTTCGTCATTAGACTTTCCACTTGACTAGTTGGCACTttgatgtaaattattttttttggtctTGCGTCATTAGACATTTGCACAAAATCATCCTGATCTTCCCATTTCCTTCTTTCACGGACTTCTTTGGCACGTTTATGATCCAACCAGTTAATTATACAAGATGCTGGTACCCATATCAAACCAGTAATCAAAATCACTGTGCCTACAATGTTATCCTTTAAGAACCTTAACATCTTGTTAATGTTGATTTCTTCGATAATATCCCAAAAACGTTCTACAACATCTTGAATAGTTTTCTCACATGCGCCCTATTACAAATCAACATTATCATTAATCACATATTTTCTTTTCACTAAGCattcaataaacaatttaatagtacTTTGTTACAAAATCCTTGAATACATGGCGTTCCATCAGGTAATACATCAGGTGGATCAACTGGATAACATGTATCGTTTAAATTTATGCGACAACAACGTTTGCATGACtgtaatactgaaaataaaaaactattatgatTAACAACTGTATtgagattaaattaaaaatatcttaaaaaattgaatgtctAAAAACacccataaattaatttttacttactaGTATCACACATACAACTTTGTAATCCTTGTGTCTCGCAAAACGGTATGCATTTACCAGAACGACATTTACCCCTTTCAAGGCACCCAGTACCATCAGGCATAGGTGGACTTTTAGGACACTCAGCTCCAGTACCTGTACAACGAGATTCTTGCTCACAAGTGGCAAATTGCCCTTCACGACATTTCACTCCAGATGCCATAAATTGACAATTTTGACAACATGGAGAGTTTTTATcactaaacaaaattaatcacAACATTCAATGACAATTAAATTactacatatagtataatatattttagtacctGCATCTAGCACCTTGAGCTCTTCTGAGTTTACAGTTTTTGTCACAGCAAGAGTCATTATCTTCAGTACCTAAAAGACCAGCATCACATTCTTCATTTCCTTCAACTCTAAGATTACCACAAAATGATTCCTCAGGTTCAGAAAAACAACGCGCTGATTTGGCTTGTAATACTTTACGTATAGACCGTAAACTACATGGAGAAAATctctaaaaaaattttaaataaatgtagataaatttttaactattttttttattattcaaactcaCTTTATTGTTAATATCATATCCACTGacactatatgtatacataagaAAAGATCCTCCCTGGCTAGCCGTAGGACTACATTCAGTTATATCTGGATCATGTTCAGATCCCCAATTGTGACCAAATTCATGAGCAGTAACTAAATCTGCTTCTCGTGTAATTACTCGTTGACCATAATGATTACGGCTTGAACTTAGACCAGAATTAAGGTATAATGTATacccatttttaaaatactctgttacattaaatatcaaatcataaaaatgtatattttttaaaaaattattttttttaaattattaatggttcCATCACCTGGTGTACAAATTCCACCGACAGAATTACGTCTAGGAGAACCAACATAAGCTAGTCCTAGAATACCTCCTTCAAATTTTAAGTCAGTAAATAGATGGGCCAAGCAGAAGTCTTTATGGCTATATTCACGGCTAAATACCTGCCACCAgcaaagcaatataaataagtaatagataaattttaagaaattgggttcattgtattaattaataaaacaaatatagttcttttattgagttaaaaaaaaagcaaaagtaGAGATGcatgttaaaataataggtaaagcCTGAGGTTATTTATATGccgagtatatttattaattcaatagttaagaaatatcaaattaaaatattaaaaactgaatcTACTATTGTACTTGGTTTAattgttatcaattattatatatttgttattagttattattataaaacatcacTTACACCGTTAATTATAACAAGTAATATAAAAGCAAACATCCTGAGATAAGACATTATTAAGGCTAGATAAATGTGTaactaaattaactattaagtattaaaaattaaaatatataactatgtaagtagccttataattaattagtatgtttaaatatattataagaatccttgatttatttaattaatcaccAATAACATAAtgacacataatattgtaacccGTGCACTGTTACAAGTCAACATGGttgaatgtatgtatatatgtatatattttacaaatgacaacattcaatattttattagtatgagTTAAGGTCTTAAggatttatgaaattaatttgtgcTTTGTGCAGTTAGTACTTTTCCATCAGTAAAATGTGTCATAAACAAGAAATATTCACCGGGACTACATATGCCGCCGATTGCATAACTTCTAGGTGAGGCTATATATGCTAGACCCAATACTGAAGATCGTTTTGATCTGAATGTTTGATGCGTAAACAGATGTGCTAAACAATACTTGGACACATCTTTTGATTTAGAAAattcctatttattattatagatcaattgtaaaattaataattattaattattgatatacgtacttaataattaaatattttatcataataattatgacttaAACTaaacaatagaaataataagaatgttaaaatagaatttattttctaGGTAGAATtagaaattttgaatattatcagTTAAATAATTGTGGGAATAATGAGAAAGAATAGGAGATATAATGTAAACATAAGGAGGGAATAAaacttattactaattaataaagaaGATTCATTATAGATAAAAGCAGGATAAACTTAAGAAAAAGAGTTTCAAGGTGGTAAAAAGATAATTAGAGTTATACTGAAggaataaatagaaatataacaaAGTAGCCTGATAAATGGTGAATGTGTACACTCAATGTTTTGCGTAtttgtttaaagtataataaatatctcgTATGAAACAAAATACCTCAAGTAGTGATCGAACATCCCATTTTTCTCGAATCATGTTGTAATGATCCTCTGAACTTCGTACTTTAGTTGGATCACTGtgtactgttatttttttaataacaaatcccATGCCTCGAAATCCATCAGATTCTTGACGTTCCAGCCATAaagtatcattatatattttatgtacacgaTCAATTAaacttatctaaaatatatataaattttatattcattaattattaggtatgtttaaaactaaactatattataattatgtttggataaaccaaagtattttttaaataatgataagaaCAGTAAGTATTTGTTTGTTAACTAACACTGCTAATGTAAAcaagtatacacaatatttaaaagcagcttatttttttatacaaaacaataaaatgacaaattagtctaattaaatgtattgaaatatgaAGTATTTCAAtacttactaaataatttatagttgttttTGTATCACCTCCACCCATTTCTCTAAAAAATCTATAATCAGCAACTAAAAGCAATGGACAACGGGTTCTTGTCGGTGTTATCATATAGTCATAAGAATCGGTATCCCGTTTAGAACGtgtaatagaatttaaattatcatcatcTTCATCTACAGTTTCCACctctaaaaacttaataaaattagtttaattaaatctaaaattaacattaataaaacgCAAACCGGCATCTTCCTTTACATAAGCACACGGTTTATGTTGATTTTGGTCTGAATGTTCCCAACTTAATCGTACATCTGATGCCTTATAAGTTACCATTGTTTTGTTATCCTTATCAATCATATGCCTCCAAGAtggctaaaataaaaaaaaattttttaaataactttaggTAAATTAAACTCTTTTATATACTTCAATGTGATAAGTTTCCCCAGGAACATCAATTATAGCTGTCATTACACCTTTATCTAAATGTACACTAGCATGTGAACTTTTCTCTCCGAATACCCGACCATCATAAAAATGGTCATGAtctaaattatgtaaaagaaataaattacaaatcataaaaagtaatattttttttaatacatacatcaAAATTCATATAGacagtaaaaatacaaattgtcgTAGATACTTAGGATATTACAATgagaaatatcaaatataaataatatgtttgctaagttaatagataataattatgttgcAACTTTCAACATACCAACTGCCACCGGGGTTTCATTTCCTTCAGCATCTATACTTGTGGCTTCAAATTGATGATGTAATAATCCTTTTTTTGGTGttaaaattaatcgaaaatCCCTATAAAATAACTTGAATCAATATT is a genomic window of Rhopalosiphum padi isolate XX-2018 chromosome 4, ASM2088224v1, whole genome shotgun sequence containing:
- the LOC132928698 gene encoding ADAM 17-like protease isoform X2, with the translated sequence MKKPTSLLNLLLLLITGNVQSSIHKNLAHFETLHASDFSHTIVKRGISDSPHPLNKVKEVSFTTLGRDFRLILTPKKGLLHHQFEATSIDAEGNETPVAVDHDHFYDGRVFGEKSSHASVHLDKGVMTAIIDVPGETYHIEPSWRHMIDKDNKTMVTYKASDVRLSWEHSDQNQHKPCAYVKEDAEVETVDEDDDNLNSITRSKRDTDSYDYMITPTRTRCPLLLVADYRFFREMGGGDTKTTINYLISLIDRVHKIYNDTLWLERQESDGFRGMGFVIKKITVHSDPTKVRSSEDHYNMIREKWDVRSLLEVFSREYSHKDFCLAHLFTDLKFEGGILGLAYVGSPRRNSVGGICTPEYFKNGYTLYLNSGLSSSRNHYGQRVITREADLVTAHEFGHNWGSEHDPDITECSPTASQGGSFLMYTYSVSGYDINNKRFSPCSLRSIRKVLQAKSARCFSEPEESFCGNLRVEGNEECDAGLLGTEDNDSCCDKNCKLRRAQGARCSDKNSPCCQNCQFMASGVKCREGQFATCEQESRCTGTGAECPKSPPMPDGTGCLERGKCRSGKCIPFCETQGLQSCMCDTILQSCKRCCRINLNDTCYPVDPPDVLPDGTPCIQGFCNKGACEKTIQDVVERFWDIIEEININKMLRFLKDNIVGTVILITGLIWVPASCIINWLDHKRAKEVRERRKWEDQDDFVQMSNDARPKKIIYIKVPTSQVESLMTNK
- the LOC132928698 gene encoding ADAM 17-like protease isoform X1, which encodes MKKPTSLLNLLLLLITGNVQSSIHKNLAHFETLHASDFSHTIVKRGISDSPHPLNKVKEVSFTTLGRDFRLILTPKKGLLHHQFEATSIDAEGNETPVAVDHDHFYDGRVFGEKSSHASVHLDKGVMTAIIDVPGETYHIEPSWRHMIDKDNKTMVTYKASDVRLSWEHSDQNQHKPCAYVKEDAEVETVDEDDDNLNSITRSKRDTDSYDYMITPTRTRCPLLLVADYRFFREMGGGDTKTTINYLISLIDRVHKIYNDTLWLERQESDGFRGMGFVIKKITVHSDPTKVRSSEDHYNMIREKWDVRSLLEEFSKSKDVSKYCLAHLFTHQTFRSKRSSVLGLAYIASPRSYAIGGICSPEYFKNGYTLYLNSGLSSSRNHYGQRVITREADLVTAHEFGHNWGSEHDPDITECSPTASQGGSFLMYTYSVSGYDINNKRFSPCSLRSIRKVLQAKSARCFSEPEESFCGNLRVEGNEECDAGLLGTEDNDSCCDKNCKLRRAQGARCSDKNSPCCQNCQFMASGVKCREGQFATCEQESRCTGTGAECPKSPPMPDGTGCLERGKCRSGKCIPFCETQGLQSCMCDTILQSCKRCCRINLNDTCYPVDPPDVLPDGTPCIQGFCNKGACEKTIQDVVERFWDIIEEININKMLRFLKDNIVGTVILITGLIWVPASCIINWLDHKRAKEVRERRKWEDQDDFVQMSNDARPKKIIYIKVPTSQVESLMTNK